One Brachyspira pilosicoli P43/6/78 genomic window carries:
- a CDS encoding Ldh family oxidoreductase, with protein MINVRFEKLKEAVIKKLVLADVSESDAEIVADVLCYADVRGIHSHGALRLEHYIKRIKAGGINLKSNFNIEAKKLSFALMDADGGFGHIAMKKATEWAIETADKQGIAVIGIENNSHCGALSYYNKMAIDKKKVSLIMANTDPGVIPYGGKRAFFGTNPISYGFPAKKDFLLGDMATSEVALGRIFTARDNNEKVPINWGVDENGNSTDDPKKIKYVTPFGGAKGYVIMTMIEAFTGLLIGNVYCNNLVKMYGDMDKKRNLSTFMLVVDPFVYNEYYLDTVQSFIDDIRKEPSLDENKPITIPGERKEACYRDYLKNGIPLSEKVYKYVFED; from the coding sequence ATGATAAATGTTAGATTTGAAAAATTAAAAGAAGCTGTAATAAAAAAGTTAGTACTAGCAGATGTTAGTGAGTCTGATGCTGAAATTGTTGCTGATGTTTTATGTTATGCTGATGTGAGGGGTATTCATTCTCATGGAGCTTTGAGACTTGAGCATTATATAAAGAGAATAAAAGCCGGAGGAATAAATTTAAAATCTAATTTTAATATAGAAGCAAAAAAGCTTTCATTTGCATTAATGGATGCAGATGGAGGTTTTGGCCATATTGCCATGAAGAAAGCTACAGAGTGGGCAATAGAAACTGCAGATAAACAAGGAATAGCTGTAATAGGTATAGAGAACAACAGTCATTGCGGTGCATTGTCGTACTACAATAAAATGGCAATAGATAAAAAAAAGGTATCTCTTATAATGGCAAATACTGACCCTGGAGTTATACCATATGGAGGCAAGAGAGCTTTTTTCGGCACTAATCCTATAAGTTACGGCTTTCCTGCTAAAAAGGACTTTTTGCTTGGAGACATGGCTACTAGTGAGGTTGCTTTAGGTAGAATATTTACTGCACGTGATAATAACGAAAAAGTGCCTATTAATTGGGGTGTTGATGAAAATGGAAACTCTACAGATGACCCTAAAAAAATAAAATATGTTACTCCTTTTGGAGGTGCTAAGGGTTATGTTATTATGACCATGATAGAGGCTTTTACTGGTCTTTTAATTGGTAATGTTTATTGTAATAATTTGGTTAAGATGTATGGAGATATGGATAAAAAAAGAAATCTTTCAACATTTATGCTTGTAGTTGATCCTTTTGTTTATAATGAATATTATTTGGATACAGTTCAATCATTTATAGATGATATAAGAAAAGAGCCTTCGTTAGATGAAAATAAACCTATAACAATACCGGGTGAGAGAAAAGAAGCTTGTTATAGAGATTATTTAAAAAACGGCATACCTTTATCTGAGAAAGTTTATAAATATGTTTTTGAAGATTGA